A single region of the Salipaludibacillus sp. LMS25 genome encodes:
- the hemH gene encoding ferrochelatase: MTKTLGLLVMAYGTPRKMEEIEPYYTHIRGGRKPSQEQLDDLTDRYQAIGGISPLADITNDQTKKLEEELNRRYKERGVQFKTYQGLKHIDPFVEEAVHDMTKDGIKEAVSVVLAPHYSSYSVKSYNGRAKEEAESIGGPRITSVDSWYDEPKFIDYWAEQIVKTRTTMTEEEKEHHVVIFSAHSLPEKILKNNDPYPDQLKETARLIAEKANIKNYEIGWQSEGNTPDPWIGPDVQDLTRDLHEKEGYKAYMYCPVGFIADHLEVLYDNDYECKVVTDEVGAGYYRPEMPNAKPEFIQALATVIEKTLKG; the protein is encoded by the coding sequence ATGACAAAAACGTTAGGACTTTTAGTAATGGCTTACGGCACGCCACGAAAAATGGAGGAGATCGAACCGTACTATACCCATATTAGAGGTGGAAGAAAGCCGTCTCAGGAACAGCTTGATGATTTAACAGACAGGTATCAAGCCATCGGTGGTATTTCTCCTTTAGCTGACATTACAAATGATCAGACCAAGAAACTGGAAGAAGAGCTTAATCGCCGATACAAAGAAAGAGGGGTGCAATTTAAAACGTATCAAGGATTAAAGCACATTGACCCGTTTGTTGAGGAAGCCGTTCATGATATGACTAAAGATGGTATTAAAGAAGCGGTTAGTGTCGTACTTGCTCCGCACTACTCTTCTTACAGCGTGAAGTCATATAATGGACGTGCGAAAGAAGAAGCAGAATCAATCGGTGGTCCGAGAATTACAAGTGTAGATAGCTGGTACGATGAGCCAAAATTCATCGATTATTGGGCTGAGCAAATTGTTAAAACACGTACCACTATGACTGAAGAAGAAAAAGAGCACCATGTCGTTATTTTTTCTGCCCACAGCTTACCAGAAAAAATACTTAAAAATAATGATCCGTATCCAGATCAATTAAAAGAAACAGCTCGACTTATCGCTGAAAAAGCGAACATTAAAAACTATGAAATTGGTTGGCAAAGTGAAGGTAACACACCAGATCCATGGATTGGACCTGATGTGCAAGATTTAACACGGGACCTCCATGAAAAAGAAGGGTACAAAGCTTACATGTATTGTCCAGTAGGATTTATTGCCGACCATTTGGAAGTCTTATACGATAATGATTATGAATGTAAAGTGGTAACTGACGAAGTGGGAGCTGGTTACTATCGTCCAGAGATGCCAAATGCGAAGCCAGAATTCATTCAAGCTCTAGCTACAGTTATTGAGAAAACATTAAAGGGATGA